A window from Cryptomeria japonica chromosome 1, Sugi_1.0, whole genome shotgun sequence encodes these proteins:
- the LOC131858183 gene encoding uncharacterized protein LOC131858183, translating to MRYGPFEILEKISTNAFRLNLPPYMQIYSVVIVENQKLQEPLMILDEEVDIHVPLVDELSPDFTSELAKDVILDRNVRSSKRGAIEYLKVGRKGRHPGKAQWMEVEIVRELHPHLLFE from the coding sequence ATGAGATATGGTCCTTTTGAGATCTTGGAAAAGATCAGTACCAATGCCTTTCGCCTGAATCTTCCTCCATATATGCAAATTTACTCAGTTGTAATTGTAGAAAATCAGAAGTTGCAGGAGCCTCTAATGATTCTGGATGAAGAGGTTGATATTCATGTCCCATTAGTTGATGAACTTTCACCTGATTTTACGTCAGAGCTAGCAAAGGATGTCATTCTtgacagaaatgtcagatcttcaaAAAGAGGTGCTATTGAGTACCTTAAAGTAGGACGTAAAGGGAGGCATCCTGGAAAAGCACAATGGATGGAGGTTGAAATAGTGAGGGAGTTGCATCCTCACTTACTTTTTGAGTAA